TATTGTATTGGAAACAGAAGATTATGTATATTCAAGTGCTAAAAATTATGCTGATGAAGAAGGATTGCTTGATGTAACAGTAATTGATTTTTTACGGAAGACTGTCGGTTAAATGATATTGCGACTTAAGCAGAAGCTTAAGCCGAACGGGGGATGAGAGGGTGGTACGAGTTATTTATAAAATCTATTTCTTATATTCATCAAATAACTCATTGAACTCTTCCAAAGAAAGTTTTAAATCATCTCTGATAATTTTTCTTAACAAACCTTTCGGAACATCATCTTTACCGTGTACCGGAACAGTTGTTATACGACCGTCTTTATGCTTTAATCTATGATGTGAACCTTTTATTCTGATAAGATTAAACCCAAGATAGTTTAAAAACTTTATAAAATCCTTTCCTGAAATAACAATCAAATTAACAGACATTTTGATATTTTAAACAGTTATTGGAACTTGTATCTCTCTAAAACCAACAAATTGATTAATATTTTCAATTTTAGTTTCTTCAAGACAAATATCAATCACTTCTCTGATATTATCCAAAGCTTCTTCAATATTCTTTCCGTATGAATGACAGCCTTTAAAAACAGGACAACTTACTATATAAAACCCATCTTCGTCAATTTCAAGAAGTATCGGTAAATGTAAATTTTTAATAATTTTCTTCATTTTAATATATTGTTAAGCAGTAATCAACAAATCAGATAGATTATCTTATCACAGCAGTATCAATAATTGTGTATATTGAATTTTTTTCTGCAATGTTCATGTTGTGGTAATTTTCATTGTAACAAAGTTAAGACTTTTGACACAAATAAACAACAAAATAAAATTATTGAAAATATAATTGTTTAAATTTGCAGCCGAATTTTAAAAAAAACAATGGCAAACCCTGATAAATTTAAAAAAATTATTGCCCATGCTAAAGAGTACGGGTTCGTTTTTCAATCAAGTGAAATATACGACGGTTTAAGTGCTGTTTATGATTACGGACAGAACGGCAGCGAACTGAAAGAAAACATTAAAAAATATTGGAAAGATTCAATGGTAATGATGCATGAAAACATTGTAGGCATTGATTCCGCTATTTTTATGCATCCTACTGTTTGGAAAGCATCAGGGCATGTCGGGGCGTTTAATGATCCTTTGATCGACAACAAGGATTCCAAAAAAAGATACAGAGCTGATGTTCTTATTGAAGAGCATGTTGAGAAAATAAACATTAAGATCAATAAAGATGTTGAAAAAGCAAGAAAAAAATTCGGAGATGATTTTGATGAAGATCAATTCCGTTCAACAAACGGCAGAATAATTGAACGTCAAAAAA
The sequence above is drawn from the Bacteroidales bacterium genome and encodes:
- a CDS encoding type II toxin-antitoxin system HicA family toxin, translating into MVISGKDFIKFLNYLGFNLIRIKGSHHRLKHKDGRITTVPVHGKDDVPKGLLRKIIRDDLKLSLEEFNELFDEYKK
- a CDS encoding type II toxin-antitoxin system HicB family antitoxin, which translates into the protein MKKIIKNLHLPILLEIDEDGFYIVSCPVFKGCHSYGKNIEEALDNIREVIDICLEETKIENINQFVGFREIQVPITV